A stretch of DNA from Senegalia massiliensis:
TTTTCATTTAGATCTAATTTGAGTATTGTATTTCCTTTTCCTATAAGTTTGTAATTAATCTTATTTCCATTTACTTTTACTTCTTCTATATCTATATATCCTTTTTCAAATCCATTTGGATATGCAGTTTCAAAACTATCAAATAAAAATGGAGCTGTTTCTCTTTTTTTAAATGCATTTGGATATACATGAAAATATACATTTTTTAAATCTACATTTTCTTTATTTATATAAATTGTTTCTTGCTCTGCATGATATTTTTTATCTTCAGGAAAAAATTCTACTTCAATATTATATTTATCTATTTTATTTATATCTAAGTTATTATAATCATCTGTAATTAATGTATTAAAATCTTCTTCTTTATCTTCTTTTACCATATTTTCAATAGGATTTTTTGAACAAGCTGTGAATCCTATTATTATGATAGTAATAATTAATAGAATTAATACCTTTTTTATAATTTTCAAATCATCACCCCTGATATATTTTATAATTAGTATAAATAAGAGAGCTTTACGCTCTCTTAAATACTATGCTTTTTCTATTTTTTCTATTCCACCCATATAGTTTCTTAAAACTTCTGGTATTTCAACAGTTCCATCACTATTTTGATAATTTTCCAATATAGCTGCTGTAGTTCTACCAAGTGCAAGACCTGAACCATTTAATGTATGAACATATTCTAGCTTATTAGTATCTTCATTTCTATATCTTATATTTGCTCTTCTAGCTTGAAAATCTTCAAAATTACTACAAGAAGATATTTCAACATATCTATTATAACTTGGCATCCAAACTTCTAGATCATATGTTTTTGCTGAAGAAAAACCTAAATCTCCTGTACAAAGTTCTACTACTCTATATGGTAACTTCAAAGCTTTAAGTATTTTCTCAGCATCATTTGTTAATTTTTCTAATTCATCATAAGAATCTTCTGGTTTTGAAAACTTAACTAATTCCACTTTATTAAATTGGTGATTTCTTATAAGCCCTCTTGTATCTCTTCCTGCTGAACCTGCTTCTTGTCTAAAACATGGAGTATATGCTGTATATTTTATAGTTAAATCATCTTGACTTAATATATCATCCCTATGAATATTTGTAACGGGAACTTCTGCTGTAGGTACTAAAAATAAATCTTTTGAAGGTATATTAAAAGCATCTTCTTCAAATTTAGGAAGTTGACCTGTACCTGTCATACTATCTCTATTTACTAAAAATGGAGGAATTATTTCAGTGTAACCTCCTTCTCTTGTATGAGTATTTAGCATGAAATTCATTAAAGCCCTTTCAAGTGATGCTCCCATACCTTTATATAGTGAGAAGCGTGCACCAGTTATTTTAGATGCAGTTTCAAAATTCAATATATCTAAGTCTGTTCCTATATCCCAGTGAGCTTTAGGTTCAAAGTCAAAACTTTTAGGTTCAAGTACTTTTCTTATTTCTTTATTGTCACTATCGCTATCTCCTATTATCACTTTATCATTAGGTATATTAGGTAGCATTAATAATTTAGAGTTTAATTCACCCTCTATTTCTTTTAATTCTTTATCCATATCCTTAATTTTAGAAGATAAATTTTTCATCTCATTTAAAACTTCAGATATATCTTTACCCTCTTTTTTAAATTGAGGAATCCTTTTAGATACATTATTTTGTTCTGCTTTCATATTTTCTACATCTTGTAATATTTGTCTTCTTTTTAAATCTAGATTATATACTATATCTACATCAAATTCACCTTTTCTTTTAGAAAGTGCTCGTTTTACACCTTCTTTATCATTTCTAATCATTTTTACATCAAGCATTTTTTTCATCTCCTTTTTTATTTAAAAATAAAAAACCTCTCGTCCCTATCTATATAGATAGGGACGAGAGGTTAAAATTCCCGCGTTGCCACCCTAGTTGACTTTACAGTCCACTTAGTACACTTTAACCCGTGCATGGTTTACCTTTTAGATAAAATGCTAAGAGGTGGATTCAATAATATATATCATCGATTCTCACCAGCCATCGACTCTCTTTAAGATATAAGATTATTTACTATGTCTCTTAATTGCATATAACTTTATTATTTTAAAATATAACACATTTTTAACATTTATTCAAGCCTTTTAAAATTCTTTTAATATATTATATCTATATTATAAATAATTATACTAATTAATTTTTATTCTACATCTTCTGATGGTGATTCTTCTTTTGGTTCATCTGAACCTAAGTTTTGATTTAGTTTATTTAATACAGATTCTAATTCCTCTATATATTCACCATATTTTGCCCAATCACCATTTTGAGATGCTTTTTTAGCTTTATTAAATAATTCATTAGCTTCTTTTACTATATTATCTAAGCCTTCAACAGGTTTTTCTTGATCAGTTTTCTCCTCATCTTCTACATCTGTTACTACTCCATCTTTGTTTTCTTCTTTATTTATATCACCAAATATTTTTGATAAAGCAGTATCAAGATCTTTTTCCATTACTATTTGATCTTTATATGCTACAATTACTCTTTTCATTTCAGGTATATTATTTTCATTTGCTGCTTGAATATATACTGGCTCTACATATAATAATGAGTTTTCAATAGGTATAGTCATTATATTTCCTCGAAGTACATTGGAACCTTCTTGTGACCAAAGAGTAAGCTGAGGTGATATATCTGAATCTTGATTTATTTTTGATTCTACTAACATTGGTCCATTAACTGTTATACCTTTTGGGAACCTATATAAATAAAGTTTTCCATAATCTTCCCCATCATTTCTAGCTACAAATAAACTAGTCATATTTGGCTTTGTAGCAGGAGTATATGGAACAGTAAGTAAAAATTCTACATCTTCTTCTTCAGGTAATTTAAACATTTTATAATTAGGTTTGATTGGTTGTTCTTCTCCCATATAAATTTCTTGACCTATATTCCATACATCCTCTGAGTTATAAAATACTACTGGATTTTCCATATGATAAGTTTCATATATCTTTGATTGTATAGAAAATAAATTTTCAGGATATCTTATATGACTAAATATTCCTTTTGGCATCTCATTAGATGACTTAAATAAATCTGGGAATATTTTTTCATATGTTTTTATCATAGGGTCGTTTTCATCAAAAACATAAAAATCAGTATCACCATTATAAGCATCTACTACTACTTTAACCGAATTTCTTATATAATTTGTTGCACTTTTTTCACTAAATGGCTGTGAATAAGGAAAATTTGAAGTTGAAGTATATGCATCTATCATCCAATATAATTTACCATCATCTTGATTTGCAACAATATATGGATCATCATCATACTCTAAAAATGGAGCTATTTTTTCTACTCTTTCTTTTATATTTCTATTTATTATAATTC
This window harbors:
- the serS gene encoding serine--tRNA ligase — protein: MLDVKMIRNDKEGVKRALSKRKGEFDVDIVYNLDLKRRQILQDVENMKAEQNNVSKRIPQFKKEGKDISEVLNEMKNLSSKIKDMDKELKEIEGELNSKLLMLPNIPNDKVIIGDSDSDNKEIRKVLEPKSFDFEPKAHWDIGTDLDILNFETASKITGARFSLYKGMGASLERALMNFMLNTHTREGGYTEIIPPFLVNRDSMTGTGQLPKFEEDAFNIPSKDLFLVPTAEVPVTNIHRDDILSQDDLTIKYTAYTPCFRQEAGSAGRDTRGLIRNHQFNKVELVKFSKPEDSYDELEKLTNDAEKILKALKLPYRVVELCTGDLGFSSAKTYDLEVWMPSYNRYVEISSCSNFEDFQARRANIRYRNEDTNKLEYVHTLNGSGLALGRTTAAILENYQNSDGTVEIPEVLRNYMGGIEKIEKA